One window of the Benincasa hispida cultivar B227 chromosome 3, ASM972705v1, whole genome shotgun sequence genome contains the following:
- the LOC120074175 gene encoding ABC transporter B family member 9-like yields the protein MDGGDTPSPANNGQDDQKIPFYKLFTFADRFDNILMAVGTICAVANGLSQPIMTLIFGKMIDSFGSSDQSNVVTQVSKISIDFVYLGIGTGIASFLQVACWMVTGERQAARIRALYLKTILRQDITYFDTETTTGEVIGRMSGDTILIQDAMGEKVGKFIQLTSTFFGGFVVAFVRGWLLAVVLLSCIPAIVIAGGTTSLIMSRMSSRGQIAYAEAGNVVEQTVGAIRTVASFTGEKQAIEKYNDKLKIAYKSTVQQGLASGLGLGLILLIVFGTYGLAVWYGSKLIIQKGYNGGQVINVIFAIMTGGMSLGQTSPVVNAFASGQAAAYKMFETIKRKPKIDSYDASGVTPDDIQGDIELKDVYFRYPARPDVQIFSGFSLFVPRGTTTALVGHSGSGKSTVISLLERFYDPDSGEVLIDGVNLKNFKLGWIREKIGLVSQEPILFTTTIRENILYGKENATEEELKAATELANAAKFIDKLPKGLDTMVGEHGTQLSGGQKQRIAISRAILKNPRILLLDEATSALDTESERIVQEALVRVMANRTTVVVAHRLTTIRNADTIAVVHQGKLLEQGTHDELIKNPDGAYSQLIRLQERTTTGIETETKPMNDGIDLDKTMGSSGSKRISVIRSISRGSSGSRRSFTINYAIPGSVHIHDEEIDDEGPKRNEMDTEKPKNVSMKRLATLNKPEVPVLLLGCIAAVLGGMVFPIFGLLLSSAIGMFYKPASQLEKESKFWALVYLGLGSLSFCSAPMQNYFFGIAGGKLIERIRSLTFEKIVHQQISYFDDPANTSGAIGARLSTDAATVRGLVGDALALVVQNIATITAGLIIAFSANWILALVILAVSPLLLIQGYLQTKFTKGFSADAKVMYEEASQVANDAVGSIRTVASFCSEKKVMDLYGKKCEDPVKNGVRLGLVSGAGFGFSFFALFCTNAFCFYIGSILVKHGKATFPEVFKVFFALTISAMGVSQTSALAPDSSKAKDSAASIFEILDSKPKIDSSSNEGVTLTSVIGNIEFDHVSFKYPTRPDIQIFRDLCLRIPSGKTVALVGESGSGKSTVISLIERFYDPDSGRTLLDGVEIHKLKLSWLRQQMGLVSQEPILFNETIRANIAYGKPEAAASEEEIIGAAKAANAHNFISSLPGGYETSVGERGVQLSGGQKQRIAIARAILKDPKILLLDEATSALDAESERVVQDALDSVMVNRTTVVVAHRLATIRGADIIAVVKNGVIAEKGSHEELMKISDGAYASLVALHSTTS from the exons ATTTCTATAGACTTCGTGTACCTGGGCATTGGTACTGGAATTGCTTCATTCCTAC AGGTTGCTTGTTGGATGGTAACAGGAGAAAGACAGGCAGCACGTATTAGAGCATTGTATTTGAAAACAATACTTAGACAGGACATTACTTACTTTGACACTGAAACTACAACTGGAGAAGTTATTGGTCGAATGTCTGGTGATACCATTCTTATTCAAGATGCCATGGGAGaaaag GTGGGAAAGTTCATACAGTTAACATCAACTTTCTTCGGTGGTTTTGTTGTTGCCTTTGTGAGGGGATGGCTTCTTGCTGTGGTTCTGCTTTCCTGTATTCCTGCAATTGTAATTGCTGGTGGCACCACTTCACTCATCATGTCTAGAATGTCGAGCCGTGGACAGATTGCTTATGCAGAAGCAGGGAACGTAGTCGAACAAACCGTTGGAGCGATTAGAACG GTAGCATCCTTCACAGGGGAGAAACAAGCGATTGAGAAGTATAATGACAAGCTGAAAATAGCCTACAAGTCCACTGTTCAACAAGGACTTGCCTCAGGTTTAGGACTTGGACTTATCTTGTTAATTGTCTTTGGAACTTATGGGCTTGCTGTATGGTATGGATCCAAGCTTATCATTCAGAAGGGGTACAATGGTGGACAAGTTATCaatgttatatttgcaattatgACTGGTGGAAT GTCACTGGGCCAGACATCACCTGTGGTGAATGCATTTGCTTCAGGGCAGGCTGCAGCCTACAAGATGTTCGAGACGAtcaaaagaaaaccaaaaattgATTCCTATGATGCTAGTGGTGTAACGCCAGACGACATACAAGGTGATATTGAACTTAAAGATGTCTACTTCAGATATCCTGCCAGGCCAGATGTGCAGATTTTTTCAGGATTTTCGTTGTTTGTTCCCAGAGGAACAACTACTGCGCTCGTTGGACATAGTGGAAGCGGGAAGTCGACCGTTATCAGTTTGCTAGAACGATTTTATGATCCTGACTCTGGTGAAGTACTTATAGAtggagtgaatttgaagaaCTTTAAACTTGGATGGATTAGAGAAAAAATTGGTCTTGTCAGTCAAGAACCTATACTCTTTACAACTACTATAAGGGAGAATATACTGTACGGAAAAGAAAATGCAACAGAAGAAGAGCTCAAAGCGGCAACTGAGCTTGCTAATGCTGCAAAGTTCATTGACAAACTGCCTAAG GGGCTTGATACAATGGTAGGCGAGCATGGGACTCAGCTATCAGGTGGACAGAAGCAAAGAATAGCCATTTCAAGGGCTATTTTGAAAAATCCCAGAATTCTACTCCTTGATGAAGCAACTAGTGCTTTAGATACAGAATCAGAGCGAATTGTTCAAGAAGCACTTGTAAGAGTGATGGCGAATCGAACGACCGTGGTTGTTGCTCATCGCTTGACAACTATAAGGAATGCTGATACTATAGCAGTGGTGCATCAAGGGAAACTTCTAGAGCAAG gaaCACATGATGAGCTGATAAAAAATCCTGATGGAGCTTATTCTCAATTAATCCGTCTGCAAGAAAGAACAACAACAGGAATAGAAACAGAAACTAAACCAATGAATGATGGCATTGATCTAGACAAAACAATGGGAAGTTCTGGTAGCAAGAGAATATCAGTGATAAGATCCATAAGTAGGGGTTCATCAGGTAGTCGGCGTTCATTCACGATCAACTATGCCATTCCAGGCTCAGTTCATATCCACGATGAAGAAATCGATGATGAGGGACCAAAAAGAAACGAAATGGATACAGAAAAGCCTAAAAATGTTTCAATGAAACGATTAGCAACTTTGAATAAGCCTGAAGTTCCAGTCTTGCTCCTTGGATGCATTGCAGCAGTCTTGGGTGGCATGGTCTTTCCTATATTTGGCCTCTTACTCTCAAGTGCCATTGGAATGTTTTATAAGCCTGCAAGCCAGCTTGAGAAAGAATCCAAGTTTTGGGCACTTGTTTATCTCGGTCTAGGAAGTCTCTCATTCTGTTCTGCGCCTATGCAGAATTACTTTTTTGGAATTGCAGGCGGAAAGTTAATTGAACGGATTCGGTCTTTGACATTTGAAAAGATTGTCCACCAACAAATTAGTTATTTTGATGATCCTGCAAACACAAG TGGTGCAATTGGAGCAAGGTTGTCCACTGATGCTGCCACAGTTAGAGGGCTTGTAGGAGATGCCTTAGCCTTAGTAGTCCAAAACATTGCAACCATCACAGCAGGGCTAATCATAGCATTTTCAGCTAACTGGATATTAGCTTTGGTCATTCTAGCAGTGTCTCCTTTGCTGCTTATACAAGGTTACCTCCAGACCAAGTTCACAAAAGGGTTCAGTGCTGATGCCAAG GTCATGTATGAAGAGGCGAGTCAGGTAGCAAACGATGCAGTCGGTAGCATCAGAACTGTTGCATCATTTTGCTCTGAGAAGAAGGTGATGGATTTATATGGAAAGAAATGTGAGGATCCTGTCAAAAATGGAGTTCGCTTAGGACTCGTCAGTGGCGCAGGGTTTGGCTTTTCTTTCTTTGCTCTCTTCTGCACAAATGCCTTTTGTTTCTACATAGGATCCATTCTTGTGAAACATGGCAAGGCAACATTTCCTGAAGTCTTTAAG GTATTTTTTGCTCTTACAATTTCTGCCATGGGGGTTTCCCAAACCAGTGCCTTGGCTCCTGATAGCAGCAAAGCCAAGGATTCTGCAGCCTCTATATTTGAAATACTCGACAGCAAGCCTAAGATTGATTCAAGTAGCAATGAAGGTGTGACACTCACCTCTGTAATTGGCAATATCGAGTTTGATCATGTTAGTTTCAAGTATCCAACAAGACCAGATATTCAAATTTTCCGAGATTTATGCTTAAGAATCCCATCTGGAAAG ACAGTGGCATTGGTTGGAGAGAGTGGCAGTGGAAAATCAACAGTAATCAGTCTGATAGAAAGATTTTACGACCCTGATTCCGGACGAACTCTTCTTGACGGAGTGGAAATTCACAAGTTGAAACTGAGTTGGCTGAGACAACAAATGGGGTTAGTGAGTCAAGAGCCAATATTATTCAATGAAACAATTCGAGCCAACATAGCTTATGGAAAACCAGAAGCTGCAGCAAGTGAAGAAGAAATAATCGGAGCAGCAAAAGCAGCAAATGCCCACAACTTCATCTCTTCATTGCCTGGAGGCTACGAAACCTCAGTAGGAGAAAGAGGAGTTCAGTTATCAGGAGGCCAAAAACAGAGGATAGCCATTGCAAGAGCCATTCTAAAAGACCCAAAAATTCTTTTGCTGGATGAAGCAACGAGCGCGTTGGACGCCGAGTCAGAGCGAGTGGTACAAGATGCGTTAGATAGTGTCATGGTTAATAGAACGACCGTTGTTGTTGCTCATCGGCTTGCCACAATTAGAGGGGCTGACATTATTGCTGTGGTGAAAAATGGTGTGATTGCAGAGAAGGG